The nucleotide window TTATTAACTAGAGAAGAAGCTTTAAGTAGAAGGAAGTGAGTACTGATAGATGCTACTGATGCTTGCTTGGGCAGATTGGCTGTTCAAATAGCTAATCTATTGAGGGGAAAAAATAAAGTAGATTTCACCCCTTCTTATGATTGTGGAGAATTTGTGGTAGTTACTAATAGCGATAAATTAAGACTTTCGGGAAATAAAGCTAAAAATGAATTTTGATATAGACATTCTGGCTATCCTGGAGGTTTAAAAAGGCGTAGTGGAGTTGAAATGTTAGAAAAATATTCAGATAAATTATTAACTTTAGCTGTTAAAAGAATGCTTCCCAAAAATAGATATTTATCTAGAGCTTTATTAAGAAAGTTAAAAATTTATAAAGGTTCTGAACACCCTCATCAAGCGCAGCTTTCAAATAACTAGTACTTAAAAAAAAGATATTAAAATGGGAGGGGGTGTTTAGCCCTTCTTTCTAAATTGTTATTTAATAATACAGTTTATTTATGTTTCAATTTTTTATTGAAACTAGTCTTAAAAATAGACAATTATTTTTAATTAAATAAGATTTTTTTTCCGCTCAATAAGAGCGGAAAAATAAAAATTACTTACTTAAAAAATTTATAAATGCTTTAGTTAGTAATGATATTTTGTAATTTATTTTTGATCTTTTTTCTTTAATTAATGATTCCCATACATTTATTTTGGTATTAAATTCTTCATCTGAAATATAAGAGTAAAAATTGAAATATAATTTAAGTTTTTCTTCAGTCCCAGAGATTCTAACTTTTATTCAATTTTCGTCATCTATTGAAAAAGTAAAAATGTTTAAATTTAGGTCTCTAGAAATACTAAATTTATATTGATCTAGTTGTAATACAAATTCTTTATTATCAGTTATTTCCTTTAATTTTTCAAGAATTTTAGATTTATCTTCTTTTTTTATGACTACAGAAATGGTTTTATTTAATCATACAGATTTTGTTTCTCACATTAATCAAAGAAGTTGAGTTAATAAAGTCTTTGATTTTCTGAGTCTGTAGTGACCAATCATAAAAAATGCAAGAGCTGTCAATTGAAAAGCATCTTTTTCTAAAGATAATGAAGGAAAAAATAAACCTCCTATTGCTTCTTCGCAGCCGAGCAATACATCCCCCTCTTTAGAACATTTTTCTACTTCTTTGCCAATGCTTTTGAAACCTGTTTTAACTCTTTTAATTTCAATAGAATTGTCAAATAATTTAACAACTTTATCTATGAAATTACCACTAACATAAGTAGTTATTAAATATTTGTAATTAAATCTAACGTTATATTTAGGGCTTTTTGCTAATTCCAATAAGAATGCAGCAAGAAGAGCAAACATTTCATTTCCAGTGAAGTAATATCAATCATTTCCTATTGATTCCCCAAAAGCTCCTCTATCTGAATCAGGATCGTGAGCAAATAAATAATCCATTTTAGAAGTTCTCCCTTCTAATTCCATTTCTTTAAAAGATAGGGGATTTTCTGGGTTAAGAATTTCTTTTTTGGGAAAAGGAATATCAGGAATACATTCCCAATAATATTCTTTAAAGTAATGTAAACCTAAGAAGTGCGCTAAATAGCGCATTCTCTTAGAAGAAGTGCCATGATGAGAAGAAAATAATATTTTTAAATTTCTAATAGTTATATTGGCTTCAGTATAGAAGCCTCCTAGTTTTCTTACTATTTGTAATTGAAGATCTTTTATATATAAATTTCATCAACTTTCATCAATTATTGCAATTTTCCTATTAATTCCTTTTTTTAAAGTACTTAAATAATGATTTGGTGAAGTAAAAAAACTTCTAATAATTTTTTCTTCTTCATCGGATAATTGACCTCCATTATTACCATATAACTTGAATCCGTTATATTCTACAGGATTGTGGCTTGCTGTAACCATAACTCCTCCGGAAAAATTTTTTTTTCTGATTAAATAAGCTAATACAGGAGTAGGTATAGAAACATTTGAAAAAATTACAGGAATTTGAAAATTATTCAGAACATGGCATATTGTTGCAGCAAATAACCTGCTATTTTCTCTATTGTCAAAACCTACAAAAATAGGTCTTGATATCTTTTTATCTCAAGAATGAATGAATTTAGCATAAGCTTCTGCAAATACTCTACAAGTATGTATATTTAATCTTTTGGGTCCAATTCCCATTATTTCCCTTATTCCAGAAGTGCCAAATTGGAATTCTTCCCCAGTGACGGAAAATAATTCTTTTTTTTCTTGTTCGCTTAAAGATTCAAGCTTTTTCTTTTCAAATGAAGTTAATCTAGAACTTTTAACTCAGTATTTATAGTGGTCTTGATAAGACCACTTTTTTCTGTTATTACACCTTCCCTTTTTTTTAGGGAGTAGACCCAAATTTAAAAATTTCTAATTTAAAGAACTAAATTTATTGAAATTATCTATATTTTTTCTTTATTAAAAAGTTGATAGCTTTTTAAATTTTTTTATATTTATTTATTAATTATTTAACAAAAACTAATTAATAAATAATTTTTATTGTTTATTAAATAATTTAATCTACTATTAAATTTACTTGAAAGTAGTTGATGCTCTAAAAAATATAAATTACGTTTGATATATAAATTATTGAAAAATAATTTAATAAAGAGCTTTTAAGCTAAATTTAGAAAATTTTAAGTGAAAATTTGATAACTAAATGAAATTTACTTTTTAATTAATTTGTTTTAAG belongs to Mycoplasma parvum str. Indiana and includes:
- a CDS encoding phosphohexomutase domain-containing protein is translated as MGLLPKKKGRCNNRKKWSYQDHYKYWVKSSRLTSFEKKKLESLSEQEKKELFSVTGEEFQFGTSGIREIMGIGPKRLNIHTCRVFAEAYAKFIHSWDKKISRPIFVGFDNRENSRLFAATICHVLNNFQIPVIFSNVSIPTPVLAYLIRKKNFSGGVMVTASHNPVEYNGFKLYGNNGGQLSDEEEKIIRSFFTSPNHYLSTLKKGINRKIAIIDESWWNLYIKDLQLQIVRKLGGFYTEANITIRNLKILFSSHHGTSSKRMRYLAHFLGLHYFKEYYWECIPDIPFPKKEILNPENPLSFKEMELEGRTSKMDYLFAHDPDSDRGAFGESIGNDWYYFTGNEMFALLAAFLLELAKSPKYNVRFNYKYLITTYVSGNFIDKVVKLFDNSIEIKRVKTGFKSIGKEVEKCSKEGDVLLGCEEAIGGLFFPSLSLEKDAFQLTALAFFMIGHYRLRKSKTLLTQLLWLMWETKSVWLNKTISVVIKKEDKSKILEKLKEITDNKEFVLQLDQYKFSISRDLNLNIFTFSIDDENWIKVRISGTEEKLKLYFNFYSYISDEEFNTKINVWESLIKEKRSKINYKISLLTKAFINFLSK
- the rplM gene encoding 50S ribosomal protein L13 — translated: MFKTTLLTREEALSRRKWVLIDATDACLGRLAVQIANLLRGKNKVDFTPSYDCGEFVVVTNSDKLRLSGNKAKNEFWYRHSGYPGGLKRRSGVEMLEKYSDKLLTLAVKRMLPKNRYLSRALLRKLKIYKGSEHPHQAQLSNN